Genomic window (Lutra lutra chromosome 6, mLutLut1.2, whole genome shotgun sequence):
ggggaggtgaaccatgagagaccggACCTGTCAGGACGCGGCCATCATGGGCTCTAAGGACTCGCCCTCCGTCTGCGCCGCCATCCCCGGAAAGACCTTCGTCAACATCAAACCAGCTGAGGTTGGTGTCCTGGTTGGCAAAGACCGGTCAAGTTTTTTCATGAGTGGGCTGACACTTGGGGACCAGAAATGTTCTGTTATCCAGGACTCACTGCTGCAGGATGGGGAGTTCACCATGGACTTTTGTACCAAGAGCACCGGTGGAGCCCCCACTTTCAACATCACTGTCACCATGACTGCCAAGATGCTAGTCCTGCTGATGGGC
Coding sequences:
- the LOC125101659 gene encoding profilin-1-like, which produces MRDRTCQDAAIMGSKDSPSVCAAIPGKTFVNIKPAEVGVLVGKDRSSFFMSGLTLGDQKCSVIQDSLLQDGEFTMDFCTKSTGGAPTFNITVTMTAKMLVLLMGKEGVHGGMINKKCYEMASYLRHSQY